One Acidobacteriota bacterium genomic window, GGCCCGGTGCTGGGGGCCTTCGATACTCCCCCGGTCCCTTACCAGGTAGGCGAAGTCATGATCAAGAACGGCGATCTGCTGGTGGCCTACAGCGACGGCATTGTGGAGGCTGTGGACGGCGATGAGCAGGAATACGGGGTGAGCCGGCTGGAGAAGCAAGTGCTCCGCATGCAGCGACGCCCCGTGCGCGAGATCTTCGAGGCCGTCTTGGACGACGTCGACTCCTTCACGGGCCACGCCCGCCAAAGCGACGACCGCACTCTGATCATCGTCCGCAAGGGCTGACTGCTTCGCAACTTCAAGCGCCCAATCTCCAACCCGCAAGACCAGTGGATCTCCCCTTGTGGAGTTGGCTATCGGCAATTGGGAGTTGCGCAGCCGAGGCGGGCCTGCATTTCCAGCAGATCTTCGTTGCGGGGGAAGAGGCTGAGGCCTTGATCGAGGGCAGCGCGGGCGGAGCCGGGTTCTTCATGGCGCAGGTAGCTGCGGGCCAGCCACAAGTAGGCCTGAGGAAAGGGGGCTTCCTCATCGACCGCCTGGCGCAGGTACTCGAGGGCCAGCCCGTTGCGGTCCATCTTGTGGTAGCAGACGCCCAGGTAGTAGAGCAGCAGCGGATCCTTGGGGCGTTGTCTAAGCAGCCTGCGAAGGGAACGGGAAGCCTCTTCGTAGAGTCCGTCGATGGCCAGGCGGATCGCCTTCTGGGTTTCAGGATCGTGAGAAGACTGGTGCGCCTGCGGAGTTGGCTGCTTGGCCTGCTGGGATGCCGCCGCGAAGTGGACTGCGGGCAGCGTCAGCAACGCGATCAGCAGCGCGGATTCGAGTATCCGTTTCATGGTCGGTAAGCGGGCGGACGCCTCCGCTTGCCGAAGCGGCGGAGACGTCCTGACGAGGCGCATTTACTGACTGCCGTATTCCATCGTCAGCGGATCGGGCAGCGGAACCATGGTGGGGTTCTCTCCGCCCGGCAACTTGGAGATGGAGAATTCGGGGCGATCAGGGTGCCCCTTCATGATCTCCTCCACATTGCCCACCACCAGAATCACCAACTGGTCGGGGTGAAGGTACTGCTGGGCGACTCTTTGGACGTCCTCTACCGTCACCGCGCGGAGGCGGTCGCGGTAAGTGTTCCAATAGTCCTCTTCCCGCCCGATCAACTCGTCGTTGGCAAAGGTCGAAGCGATGGATTCAGCGGAAGAGAATTGGCGGGGAAAGGTCTCGATGGCGTTGACTTTGACCGTCTCCAGTTCATCGGGCTGCACCGGCTCGCTGCGGATACGCTCTATCTCCTCCAGGACGATTTGGATGGCCTGAGCCACCGTGGTGCTCTTGGACTGGAAGAGGGCCCGGAACTGCCCGCGGTAGTGGGTGCCCGGATTCATCGCGGAACCGGCGCTGTAGGCCAGGCCTTCGTCGCTGCGCACGCGGTTGGTGATGCGCGAGGTAAAACCCGAGCCTCCCAAGACGTCGTTCATCATCTGGATGGCGAACACGTCGGGGTTGTCACGCGTGATTCCCAAGTGGCCGATGGAGGCCCTGCCTTGATTCACGTCATCCTTGTTGACCATGTAGAGGCCGGGCTGGGGTTGGAAATCGGGCTCGGGCACCGGAGGAGCTGTCTCGCCCTCCGGCCAACCCTGCATGGCCGACTCCAGCTTGGCGATCAGTGCCTCGCTGTCGAAGTCACCGGACGCGGCGATGATGAAGTTGGCGGGGTGAATGTAGCGGGCATGGAAGTCGAGAAGGTCCTGCCGGGTGATGGATTCAAGCGACTCCTTGGTGGAGTACCGGGTGGAGAAAAAGTCGTCTCCGTAGAGCAGACGGCGCCATTCGCGGAACTCGATTCCGCTGGTGTTGTCGTTGCGGCGCTCCATCTGCTGCAGCGATTGGCGCATATAGAGGTCGATCCGTTTCTGATCAAAGCCGGGAGTGCGCAGCATGTCGAAAAACAGTCCCAGGGCCTTGTCCATGTCCTTGCTGAGGGCGTTGACCGAGGCCTGACCCGAGGTATCGCCCAGCCGGCTGCTGATCAGGGCGGCAAGAAAGTCGGCTTCCTCGTCGTATTCTTCGGGCTGCAGCGACTGCGATCCTCCCGAACGCAGCAGGCTGCCCATGGCCGAGGCCAGTCCGGCCTTGCCGGGCGGATCCAGATAGTCCCCTGCGCGCAGGTAGATGGTGACTTCGAAGAGGGGAAGATCGTGGTCCTCCACCAGATAGGCCACCACGCCATTGCTGAGTACGTGGCGGTAGTCCGAGCGTTGGGGCGCCGGGTAGTCCAGCGGCGGATACTCCAGTTGATCCGGATGTGAGGGGATCTTGTCGTCGTTCTCTTCACCCGCCCAAGCGCCCGTGGCGCCCAGGCTGAGAGCCAAGAGGACCAGTGCCAGCATGGTAATGAACTTTCTCATTGTTCTTGTCCCTCCATCTCGAGTTCTTTCTTGCGTTCCTCGATCATTTTCTTGAGCACCGGCACAACGGCTTTCATCTGCTCGGAAACGTTGCCGCCCTCCAACTGACCCAGCATTTGACCCAACTGATCGGCATCCAGTTGGGAAATCCGGCCTTCCATTTGCTTCACCATCATCTTTTGTTCCGGCGAGAGCGCGGCCAGCATGGGATCTTCGGGCTTGTCCGATTCCTTGGTGTAATAGAGAGCCACGGCCCGGGTTTCGTCTTTGAAGTACTTCTTGGCGACGCGCTGCACGTCTTCGGCGGTGACGGCTTGCAAGTGCTTGGGATCTTCGTTGAAGGCCTCCCAAGATCGGTTGCCATCGGCGATGAGCAACTGCAGCATGAGGAAGAAGTTGTTTTCGATGCGGCGGAAGTTGTTGGCAGCGAAGTTGTTCTTGACCTTCTGCAGTTCGCGCTCTTCCACCAATTCGGTCTTCAGCTTCTCGATCTCTTCGTAGATGGCCTGTTCGACCTCAAGCGGGTCCTTGCCTTGTTTGGCCACGGCATTGACGCTGAAATAGCCGGCCCACTTCATTCCGTCCTGACCGGCGGAAGCCCGGTTGGCGATCTCTTTGTCGAGCACCAGCGACTTGTAAAGCCGCCCGCTGCGCCCGTTCAACAAAGCTCCAATCACCAGCAGGGCCGGTTCGTCGGCGTGCCCGTCGGCAACGCTGTGCCAGCGCACTTGCACCTGAGGGTTGGTTTCGGCATAAGCGATCATGCGCTTCTCGGCCTGCTGTTCGATCTCGAGGGTGCGCACCGGTTCAGGGTCCTTGGGTCCCCGCGGGAGTCGTCCGAAGTAGCGCCGGGCCAGTTCCTTGGCCGTCTCCACGTCGTAGTCTCCCACCAGACAGGCCACCAGGTTGTTGGGGGCGTAGTTGACATCGTAGTAGGCCTCGGCCTCTTCGCGGGTAATCGATTCGACGTCGCTGGGCCATCCCACCACGGGCCATCCGTAGGGGTGAGAGGTCCAGAACATCGACTCGAACTGCTCGCGGAATTTGCCCGTGGGAGTGCTTTCGGTGCGCAGGCGGCGCTCCTCCCTCACAACGTCCCGCTCGGCGTAGAACTCGCGGAAGACCGGATTGAGCAGACGGTCCGACTCCATCCAGAACCACAACTCCAGCTTGTTCGAGGGGACGTTGATGAAATAGATCGTCCAGTCCCTGGTGGTCCCCGCGTTCATACCGCTGCCGCCCGCCTGGGTGTAGATGCGGTCGAACTCGTTCTTGGTGAGTTGGCCTTTTTCCTTGAGCGTCAGCTCTTCGAACTTCTCGATCAATTCCTGGTGGCGGGGGGAGCGGTTCTGGGGATCGTTCAAATCGGCGATGAGTCCTAGCCGATAACGCCGCAACAACTCTTCTTCTTCCTTCCGCAATTGGTCCTTCAGCAGGTCCATTTCCGACATCAGCGCCAGGTTGGCCTCGATGTCGACGCTTTCGGCCAAGCCGATGGCGTGAGTCCCCTTGAACATCATGTGCTCGAACAAGTGCGAGATGCCGGTGATGCCGGGACGCTCATTGGCCGATCCCACCTTGGCCAGCCATCCGGCTGCCACGTTGGGATCGCCCTCGCGCGGAACGAAGAGAAAGGTCATTCCGTTGTCCAGAACCAGCTCTTCTACTTCGACCTGCTGAGCGGACGCCCACGACGCCGTCAGCAAGACGCAGAGCAGAAGAATGAAACGCTTTCTCGTAATCATTGCTGTTTGCCTCTTCCTGGGTAGGGTTTTCCTTGATTGCAAGCGCAAGTATAGCATCGCCAACGAATCGTCGCCAAGAAACGCTGACGCTTATCTTCATTCAATCCAAGGCGCTGACAAGGCGATGAACATACGGCGGATGGCGCCCGTAATAGGTAGTATGACAGCAACTCACATTAGGGAAAATAAGCTTCGCCGTCAGAACGGCATCGTGGCCGGCGTATGCGGCGGTTTGGGGGCCTTTACGGGCTTGAATCCCATGTGGTTTCGCATCCTCTTCCTGGTCCTGCTGATGCCGGGAGGGCTGCCGGGATTCCTGCCCTATCTCATCTTGTGGCTGATCGTCCCCAAGGCCGACGGGAGCTAGGGTGCGGGCTGGTAGGTAAAGGCGTAGCGGGCCAGGCGGCGTTCCTGCCCGCTCTCCGTCATCCCTTCCACCGTCACCTGATAGGGTCCCTCCCGAAGCATTGGGCGGGGCAGGTTGATGACCAGTTCGTCCCGGTAATTGGGGCGCAATCCGCCGCTCTGCCAGACGACTTCGTCCTGGCGGGTCAAGGCCACTCGATAGTCGGCGTAATCGGCCCGGTCCAGCAGCAGGGCCAGCACGATCCAGCCGGAATCCGGCTGGGCCCGGACCACGGTAGCGGCTTCCCCTTCGCCCGCTGAACTGCGCAGAGCGTCGAGAGGGATCACGGGCGTGTTGATGTGGGGCTGTTGCAGTCTTTGCAGGTTAGCCGCCAACAGCCGCCGCGCCTGACGTTCCTGTTCAAGCTGTTCCCGCACCTGCGAATCTTCCTGGCCGAGTTGGGCCTGAAGCGCCTGGATTTCGCGATTGAGTCGCTCAGCTTCATCCTCGTGCTGTTGCGAAACCCGCCGCGCTTGCTCCAGTTCCAGGCGTGTATCGGCCAGTTGACGGTCGAGCGTGTTCATCTGAAGGAACAAGTAGATGGGAGGCAAGATCAAGAGAGCGGCTAAGGCTGCCGCCGCGGCCAGGGTCCAAAGCGGAACGGACCGTCCCGCCGGGCGTGTATCCTGCGCGGCCGGGGGATCCAGCCAACCCCTGGCGGCAGCCGCTTTCAGTCCGTTCTGCAAGGCCCGCGAGGTTTCCATCTCTTCCTGACAGCGGGTGCAGTGCAGGAGGTGCTCTTCAAAAGCTTCGCTTTCTTCAAGGCTCAAGCGCCCCATCAGATAGCGGTCGACAACTTGATTTTCTTCGATGTATTCATGACGCATAGCGTCCTGTTCCTCTTCCTCGCTGTATCGCGGTATCGGACCTGGGCGGGGCGATCCTCACAACTCGTTGTGCCCCGCTCTTCATAAATCTGCCGACAGCCTCCGGATTGTCTCACCCAAAGAAGCGATAATTCAGCGCGTAAACATAAAACCAGTTGCGTTCTAGAGGCACTTTACTCCCTGGATTGGCGTCCCTGGCGGGATTTCTCCACGATCTGTTTGAACCTTTGGCGGGCCCGGAAGAGGACCCGGTTGAAATGCAAGCTGTCGAGATCGAGGTCGTGGCAGATGTCCTCTTTTTCCTCTTCAGCGATATAGAAGCGATAGAGCAGTTCCCGATCGCGCGGGGTATTGAGCTGCCCGATCAGCTTCCTGACCCAGCGGGCCTGCTGTTCTTTCTCAAGGCGGCGCAATTGTTCGGCTGGAGCAGTGGCCAGACGGTCGAGTCCTTGCACTCCGTTTTCGGTGCGGCGGCGCGCCTTTTTGCGGTAGTCGCCGATGAAGAGGTTGCGGGCCGTGCGGCGCAGGAAGGCGGCCAGGCGAGAGGGGTCTTTCAAGCCCGACTCACGCAACCGCAACAGTACGATCTTAAAGGCCTCCTGGCGAAGGTCCTCGGCCAGAGAATGGTCGCGGCACATGGTCCGCAGATAGAGGAGGAGCCCTCTCTCGTACCGTCGGAAGAACTCGGCCTCGGCCGCCTCATCGCCTTCATGGACGCGTTCGACAAGCCGTACGGCGATCTCTTTCTCACTCTGCTCGCTAGCCTCATCCATCGATTCCAGTGTCCGAATTCAGTAGGGAGGCCAAGCCGGCAAAACCCTCCCGGTCGACTGTGGTCCGCCCCCGCAAGTCCGTCATTCGTGGGAGTTTGTCATCTCTTTGCGGGCGAAATTCTACCGCCCCGTTGTCAAGAGCGTCAACAAGTCAATGCTTTCTGGAT contains:
- a CDS encoding PspC domain-containing protein, producing the protein MTATHIRENKLRRQNGIVAGVCGGLGAFTGLNPMWFRILFLVLLMPGGLPGFLPYLILWLIVPKADGS
- a CDS encoding RNA polymerase sigma factor — protein: MDEASEQSEKEIAVRLVERVHEGDEAAEAEFFRRYERGLLLYLRTMCRDHSLAEDLRQEAFKIVLLRLRESGLKDPSRLAAFLRRTARNLFIGDYRKKARRRTENGVQGLDRLATAPAEQLRRLEKEQQARWVRKLIGQLNTPRDRELLYRFYIAEEEKEDICHDLDLDSLHFNRVLFRARQRFKQIVEKSRQGRQSRE
- a CDS encoding zf-HC2 domain-containing protein, yielding MRHEYIEENQVVDRYLMGRLSLEESEAFEEHLLHCTRCQEEMETSRALQNGLKAAAARGWLDPPAAQDTRPAGRSVPLWTLAAAAALAALLILPPIYLFLQMNTLDRQLADTRLELEQARRVSQQHEDEAERLNREIQALQAQLGQEDSQVREQLEQERQARRLLAANLQRLQQPHINTPVIPLDALRSSAGEGEAATVVRAQPDSGWIVLALLLDRADYADYRVALTRQDEVVWQSGGLRPNYRDELVINLPRPMLREGPYQVTVEGMTESGQERRLARYAFTYQPAP
- a CDS encoding pitrilysin family protein: MRKFITMLALVLLALSLGATGAWAGEENDDKIPSHPDQLEYPPLDYPAPQRSDYRHVLSNGVVAYLVEDHDLPLFEVTIYLRAGDYLDPPGKAGLASAMGSLLRSGGSQSLQPEEYDEEADFLAALISSRLGDTSGQASVNALSKDMDKALGLFFDMLRTPGFDQKRIDLYMRQSLQQMERRNDNTSGIEFREWRRLLYGDDFFSTRYSTKESLESITRQDLLDFHARYIHPANFIIAASGDFDSEALIAKLESAMQGWPEGETAPPVPEPDFQPQPGLYMVNKDDVNQGRASIGHLGITRDNPDVFAIQMMNDVLGGSGFTSRITNRVRSDEGLAYSAGSAMNPGTHYRGQFRALFQSKSTTVAQAIQIVLEEIERIRSEPVQPDELETVKVNAIETFPRQFSSAESIASTFANDELIGREEDYWNTYRDRLRAVTVEDVQRVAQQYLHPDQLVILVVGNVEEIMKGHPDRPEFSISKLPGGENPTMVPLPDPLTMEYGSQ
- a CDS encoding tetratricopeptide repeat protein, coding for MKRILESALLIALLTLPAVHFAAASQQAKQPTPQAHQSSHDPETQKAIRLAIDGLYEEASRSLRRLLRQRPKDPLLLYYLGVCYHKMDRNGLALEYLRQAVDEEAPFPQAYLWLARSYLRHEEPGSARAALDQGLSLFPRNEDLLEMQARLGCATPNCR
- a CDS encoding pitrilysin family protein, with translation MITRKRFILLLCVLLTASWASAQQVEVEELVLDNGMTFLFVPREGDPNVAAGWLAKVGSANERPGITGISHLFEHMMFKGTHAIGLAESVDIEANLALMSEMDLLKDQLRKEEEELLRRYRLGLIADLNDPQNRSPRHQELIEKFEELTLKEKGQLTKNEFDRIYTQAGGSGMNAGTTRDWTIYFINVPSNKLELWFWMESDRLLNPVFREFYAERDVVREERRLRTESTPTGKFREQFESMFWTSHPYGWPVVGWPSDVESITREEAEAYYDVNYAPNNLVACLVGDYDVETAKELARRYFGRLPRGPKDPEPVRTLEIEQQAEKRMIAYAETNPQVQVRWHSVADGHADEPALLVIGALLNGRSGRLYKSLVLDKEIANRASAGQDGMKWAGYFSVNAVAKQGKDPLEVEQAIYEEIEKLKTELVEERELQKVKNNFAANNFRRIENNFFLMLQLLIADGNRSWEAFNEDPKHLQAVTAEDVQRVAKKYFKDETRAVALYYTKESDKPEDPMLAALSPEQKMMVKQMEGRISQLDADQLGQMLGQLEGGNVSEQMKAVVPVLKKMIEERKKELEMEGQEQ